The Urbifossiella limnaea nucleotide sequence GGCACGGCGCGCTCGGGGTCGCGGAAGAACCACACGACGAGGAGCCACGCCACGGTCAGCGCCGCGACGAGCACCCAGCCGGCGCCGGCGAGCACGCCGTCCGCGCCGCCCCAGATCAGCCACGCGGCGACCGCCTTGGCGGAGCCGGCGGTGAGGACCGAGAAGACGAGCAGCTCGGCGAGGCCGGCGCGGGCGAACGGGATGCGGTCGCGCCAGCGGAACGGGTCGTCCTGCGGCTCCCAGTGGTAGCCCGGCTGGTTGCGGTAGAACTTGAGGTCGCGCGGGTCGAGGACGGGGAACGGGCAGGGGTTCGTGTCGCCCTTGCGGAGCGCGGCCATGCGGCGGACGTAGCCGGGGCGGAAGGTGCGGAGGTAGGCGCGGCGGACGGCGCCCCAGGCGAGTTCGAGCCGCATCACCACGCCGCCGCCGGGCTGGATCGTGGTGAGCTTGGGGTCCATCGGCTCGGGCGGGAGCGGGGCGGCGGACGACATGCGGGTTCCGGGGAGTTCGGTCAGTCGGTGCGCGTGAACGGCAGCACGACCGCGGGCGGGAAGTTCCGCCACACCCGGCGCGGCGGGTCGGGCCGGAAGCCGGTCGCGTCGAACCGCCGCCACGCCTTCTGGGAGTAGGTGAATTGTACGAACCGGCGGCCCGGCCGCAGCGCCCCCGCGACCGACCCGAACACCCGCCGCGGCAGGTCGCCCGGGAGCACCAGCAGCGGCAGCCCGCTCACCACCGCGGCCACGTCGTGGGCGGTGCAGCCGAGGCCCGCCAGGTGCGCGTCCAGCCGGGAGGCGCAGCCGTTCACGACGGTGGCGCCCGGCACCGCGGTGCGGAGGTGGCCGGCGAACCGGTCGTTCAGCTCGACGGCGACGACGCGCGCCGCGGGGAAGCGGCGCACGAGTTCCCGCGTGAACACGCCGGTGCCCGGCCCGAGTTCGAGAATCACCTGCCCGGCGGCGACGGGGCCGACGGCGTCGGCCATGGCGCGGGCGAGGACGGGGCCGCTCGGGCCGATGGCGCCGGTGACCCGCCAGCGGCGAACGATCTCGCCGTAGAACATCAGCGTTTCGCGCATCGGCCGGGCTCTCCGGGGGCGGGTAGTAGTCTTATCGCGCCGGGGCCGCCGGGCGAGGGCGCATCGTGGGGCCGCCGGCCGCGGCTACCGGGCAACCGTAGCACGCATCGGTGCCGAGGTGGCGGAGGCGCGGGGCTACGCCCACGGCTACAGGGCGAGCTTCACCGCGAGATCAAACCCGCAAACCGGCTGCCGGACCCGGCCGGCACCGTGTGAGTCACCGACCCCGGCCTCGCGAAAACGCACCGCCGTCGCCGTCCTGACCCCCGCCGCCGATACGCTACCGGCGACGCCCCCGACCCCGCGGACGCCCCCATGCCCGTCCCGTGCCCGTGCTGTAAGGCGAACAACGACGCCGGCCCCGCCTGCCGCCGCTGCAAGGCCGACCTGGCGCTGCTGTTCGCCGCCGACGCCGACGCCTCGCGCCTGCTCGCCGCGGCGCGAGCCGCCCTCGCCGCCGGTCGCGTCGCCGACGCCGACGCGCTCGCGCAGCAGTCTGCCTCCATCCGCCGCACGCCGGACGCGCTCCGCACCCGTGCCGCGGCGCGGCTCATGAGCGGCCGGTTCGCCGACGCCCTGGCCGCGTATCATGAACTGGCGGAGGGGTGACATGACCGACGCCGTCCTGATCGTCGACGACGAGGAGCCCGTCCGCCGCACCTTCGAGGAGTGGCTCAAGGGGAGCGGCCTCGGCGTCCGCGTCCTCGCCGCCGCCGACGCCGAGGCCGCGCTGACCATCGCCAACCAGACGCCCATCGACCTCGCCGTCCTCGACTGGAACCTCGGCTCCGGGTCCGACGGCCTCCGCCTCCTCGAAGACCTCGTCGTCTTCCAGCCGGAAATCGTCGCCGTCATGGTCACCGGCTTCGCCCACCAGGCGACGCCGCTCGACGCGCTGCGGATGGGCGTCCGCGACTACCTCGACAAGAGCACCGACCTGACCCGCGAGGCGTTCGTGGCGGCCGTGGGCCGGCAGCTCGACCGCATCCGCCCGGCGAAGCGGCAGCGCGAGGTGAACCGCACCCTCGCAGCGTTCCGCGAGGCCGTCGAGAAGGTGCTGCCGATCGTTCGCTCGGCGGCGGCGCTGAACGACCCGGTGCCGCTGCCGATGGCGGTGAAGTCGCTGCTCAAGTTCGCCGGCCGGGCGGTCGGCGCCGCCGACGGCGCGCTCGTCATCCGCCACCACTCCCCGGACGGCACCGACGTGACGGTCGCCTACGGGCCGGACGGGCAGTTCCTCTCGACCGGCGACGTGCCGTTCAACCGGTCGCTCGCGGCGTCGGTCGTGAGCCGGACGGAGCCCGCGGTGCTGAACGACTTCTCCGGCGGCTCGGCCGGCGTGCTCGACCTGTTCCCGTTCGAGCACGGCCGCGCCGCCGTGCTGGCGGCGCCGCTGGCCGTCGGCGGCAGCACGCTCGTGGCGCTGGAACTGTTCGACAAGCCGGGCGGCTTCACCGACGACGACCGCCGCCTCGTCGCCGCGGCTGCCGAAGTCGGCGCGGACCTGCTGCGGCAGGCGGTGGCGGAGCGGCAGACGCACCGGCTCCTGTTCGACGCGGTGGAGGCGGCGCTGCGAGCGAGTTCGGGCGTGGAAGCGGCGATGTCGTCGGCGGGGCTGCCGGGGCCGCCGCCGGACGCGGTGATGGCGAGGCTGCGCGAGGGGCTGGACGCCGACGCGAACGCGGTGGTGGACGCCGACACGGCGCTGGGGCTGGTCGAGGCGGTGCGGGCGCTGGCGGTGCGGCACGGCCCCGCGGCGGTGGCCCACTGCACCCGCCAGGTCGAGGAGCTGCGCAAGCTGCTGGACGGCATCACGGGGTATAGCGGGGGGTAGAGAAGAGGATTAACCACAGAGTCACAGAGAGCACAGAGGG carries:
- a CDS encoding response regulator; protein product: MTDAVLIVDDEEPVRRTFEEWLKGSGLGVRVLAAADAEAALTIANQTPIDLAVLDWNLGSGSDGLRLLEDLVVFQPEIVAVMVTGFAHQATPLDALRMGVRDYLDKSTDLTREAFVAAVGRQLDRIRPAKRQREVNRTLAAFREAVEKVLPIVRSAAALNDPVPLPMAVKSLLKFAGRAVGAADGALVIRHHSPDGTDVTVAYGPDGQFLSTGDVPFNRSLAASVVSRTEPAVLNDFSGGSAGVLDLFPFEHGRAAVLAAPLAVGGSTLVALELFDKPGGFTDDDRRLVAAAAEVGADLLRQAVAERQTHRLLFDAVEAALRASSGVEAAMSSAGLPGPPPDAVMARLREGLDADANAVVDADTALGLVEAVRALAVRHGPAAVAHCTRQVEELRKLLDGITGYSGG
- a CDS encoding class I SAM-dependent methyltransferase gives rise to the protein MRETLMFYGEIVRRWRVTGAIGPSGPVLARAMADAVGPVAAGQVILELGPGTGVFTRELVRRFPAARVVAVELNDRFAGHLRTAVPGATVVNGCASRLDAHLAGLGCTAHDVAAVVSGLPLLVLPGDLPRRVFGSVAGALRPGRRFVQFTYSQKAWRRFDATGFRPDPPRRVWRNFPPAVVLPFTRTD